The genomic segment TACTCGTCCCTTTTTCCTCACCTCTTCGATAGTATGGCCGTAAGACACGGTGCgagtaggggggaggggacgggtTGGGGCGCGCTCAAAGCGTGGGGGGTGTTCATGGGTGGAAAACACACCTACTTGCACCCAGTGCTGCGTTGGtacaacagagagagagagagacgttacacacaggcgcacaagCATGCCATCCGAGCCCGAGCGTCTGTCTGTGATAGCCGATGGGCAATGCATCCCTTGGGACTCACCATCACCAGTACCTcacccttcacacacacgcacacacatacatacaacCACTGGCCCTTTTCTGCTCCCATCCTAAGCCAGCATTCCCCACCGAGCGCGCCAACCTCTTCTACTGAGCCACCTTGATCGGCTTCAAGGTAACGACGTGCACGCCAATTAGCCCTGCCATCGACGTGTAGAAGGGGCCAATCATTTCATCCGCGAGTAACGCATCGACCGCCTCCAGGGCAGCAGCCGAGGATGTGCTACGAGTAATCGACACGTGCGAATCTACGCTGTGGTTTGACTTGCTCGACTGCAACGCTGTGGGAAGGCCTTTGATGGCACTGGTGATTCCCGACGTGTCGAGCGACGTGCCATGCGGTGTGGTAGGCGGTGAGTAGGAGGTGGATCGGTcagccgccgtcgtggcCTCCCCGCTTGTACAGCTGTTATGCAGCCGGTGGCTAACAGAGCGCATAGACCCGTCCTCGAGGATGACGTCCGGCATCAACGCGCAGACAATCTGGTCAGgattgagcagcagcgtctctcGGTCCCAGCCGCCAAGCGGGAcacagccgccgtcgctacCGCTGTGGTCTTCGCTGAGGCGCAGCGACCCGACCACTTGACGGACAAGGGTGTAGCTGCGCACTTCCCCAAACGTGCGCACCGCGGAGAAGAACTTCTGCATGGTGGCATTCTGTCGATGCGTCTGCACaacgatgcagcagcgctgcctttGCAGAGTGCCGACtgtcgcagcgctgccgtcacctttcgcagacgacgacggcTGCGGCGTGTCCGCCATCTGCaacgcgctgccgcgcgcAGTAAGGGCCAGGTGGATTGTGTCGACCAGTGCAGGAATGACGTCGGCGTCGTAGATACAGTCGGCCGCGAGGATCACATCCGCCTCGTTCTCCATGAACAGACcctcgttgtcgtcgtgaTTCATCcagtccagcagcgccacgcgatgaagcggtggcgtctgatccccctcctccagccCGCGCTCGGCTGCCAGGGAGTCGGAGACAAGATGGATACCATTTTCCGCCATGTTGAAATGCATGTTGTCTACGATGTCCTCCTGGTAGTCCGTGGCGAGGAAGGACGCGACGTGCTGCTTGTAACCCTCCATGTGGTGCAGATACACTGGCGTGAGGCAGGCCCCCGCGCCAAGCTCTacgatgcgcagctggcTGCTGTAATGTTTCGttacgctgctgctgctgcacaggctTCGGTTCGGCAGAGGACTTGGCGACACTGAGGCCGGCATGGTGAGTGGGTGCAGGCCGTTTGGAGCTGTCAGGAGCGGCGCCGAGGACTCACTTCTGCTCATTCCACTGCTTGCGCGCGGGAGGCCGAGAACGTCCGCCAGCATGCGCGTCTGCCCTTCCAGCTCCTGGGTGAGCAGCTGAACCATGACGAAGGCTGCtggccagagagagagccccACGTTGGAGAACTGCTCGCTGGAGACACGAATGGCGCTGAACTGGTCAAGCACCCTCGCAGTGGCAGTAGTAGCGGCATCAGAGGCTGGCGTTTGTGGTGGTGAGTGCAATGACAGCGGTTGCTGGTGATGTCCCGGCAACCGCTTCGACGGCGATGTGGGGGGAGAGCGCACAGACGCCAAGGGCAGAAGCTCCTCCGACCAATCACTGTGTACGATACACGGCGGCAGAGAACTGGGCGAAAGGACATGGGCGGGTTCACTATGGGGGTGCGTAGACTGCGGAGCGCTGTTCGTGTGCATCtcaggcggcagcgaggaaTGTGGTGAAGCATCAGGAGAGACAGGGTGCGCCTGGGACGGCGATGAGTTCGCCACCGTCGGGACCACAGACAGTGGCATGGACGGACCAGcgagtggtggtgcaggggCAGCAGGCGCGCTCGGGATGAAAGGGGTATCTGGCGCACTAACAAACGGATTATAGAACGTCTTGAAGCAAAGTTCCGGCTCACTGCCATCCCCGAGAACGCTCAGCCGAATGAACTCCTCCAGTAACTCTACCTGCACGGGGTCCTCGCTCGgtgtgggcagcagcgcgtagTTTGCAGCACACTGCTCCTCCACAGAGGTGATGTACGCCTTGAGCAAGGCTCGCACCATACGACGACGTGGCGGGTACTTCTTCACAACGGGGTGCCGCACAAACCACTCCACAGCGAGCTTCTGGGCCtcggcgctgcaccaggcCACACCGCGACTCTCGCAGTCGGCCTGGAAAGCGCTCAACACATTTTTTGACGGTGTGCTCTGCAGGAAGAGAATCAGCGACCAAGGGAAGGTATACTCAACGTTGTGAAGCGATGGCGCGATCCGGGGTAGATGCTCCATCAAGCTGCACGCAGAATTGACTGAATATGCAAAactgtgagagggagagagtaacagagaggggggagaggagggagaagtcGACCGCAGCACTGATTCGTGCGTGCCAActactccctctctctttgtgtgcttctcttcgctgTTGTACCTCCCAAGCAACCTTTGCCGTGATGTGGACACTCCCTGGATGTTGCTGATGATTTGTTCCTTTGCACGCTCTGTCACTCACGtgcacccccttccccgtccctctctcgctttccctgAGTTTTTTCTTTACGAGTCTTTGGCGGAGGCAGTCGAGGGCACCCTTTGAATGGCTGCGCCTAAAGGCGACACCGCCGCGTTGGCCGCTTTCCAGGACAGTGTCGTCCAGGGGTAAATGGACGCGAGTGAAGATCAGGGagctgcacacgcgcctgAGGTAGCTACAAGGGGGGTGTGGTGAGCAGTGCAGAGGTGCGGCGCAGTAGACTAGCTGAGAGCGACAACGAGGGAAAAAATAAGTTGATGGACGTGCGAGTGAGTGGAAGCGCAGTGTTTTTGCGGTTAAGTGAAGTGGCAAATTGGGTGAGGAGGACACATATGGCactgaagggggagggggggtggagggcgGAGGGCGGACTCACGAAATGGCGGAAATAAGAAGCGGAGTAGCGCCTTCATGATTCCCCTTCATCCACCTCGTCCCCTTCACCGAAAGGATCGGTGTTAAATTGTCGTCATCGTTGATTATGTGCACGCATACAAGCGCGCGAGAAGCGACAGCCCGATGCGAGTTACACCACCATATTAGCGCCCAACAGGCATACACCAACACACAGCACGACAGACAGCcgtgaggaagaagagaggcaaagcaaaaaaaaagaaaattCAGTACGGCGTTACACGAGAGGTTAAACATGGCGcttgcctccctcttcctctgtgcCTGGgggcgtgtgcatgtgggcAAGATGAGTGGCATCCTCACTTAGTTAACAGCGACCACGGCGACGTCGGCATCAGCAACAACACAAAGTGTGGCTTCTCAGACTTGAAAGCGATAGCGACAAGAGACGAACAAGGAAAACAGAAAATCCGAAAAGTTTTCCCCCGTCAGAGCGAAATGATGAGTCACCGACAGCGTTGCCAAAAGAGCGCTGACATTACcggagaaggaggaaaagagatgAGGTGGGGCCATCACCATCAAGGAGTACATGGAGTTAAAGAGACTCTTGAGCAGGTGCCCCAAGGGCAACGACTGGAATGGTGAGGAGCGCTGAAACACATATGCCACACAAGCTTGACAGCAGCCACTCCGCGCTGTGCTGGTAATAgccacttccccccccccatcccttcttcctccaccaccatcagTGCCAGCTCCAACGACAGTGCCCAAAACTGCTGTCACTTGCGTGACTTGTGCTGCGTGCGGAATTCGCGCATGCGGGCCGTGTCcttcttcgctttcttcAGGCCCTGTAGATACTCCTCCTGCTCTTTaaccgccttcttcgccgaccgatcgcgcgcgcgcttcttTGCCGCGTCTTTCTTCTGCTCCATGGCATCCGCCCGATCCGTGAAAGTGTCGAGCAGggcctgccgccgctgttcaCGCGGCTCTGGTGCTACCGTGGTCGCCCCCTTAATGCGCTCCTGTAGTGCTGTATCTCTGTTGACCGGAATGAAGTCTTCCTTCATGTCgtacggcagctgcagcttgaGGTTACGCGAGAGAAGCACCTTCTGCTTGGTGAggtcctcgtcctcctcagcgacccggtggcggcgcttgATCGCTGTGTACTCCGAGTCGTCGTTGCGGGGAAGAGGCACGTTGTAGTCCAACCGCAGCTCCCGCATGGAGCGCATGCCGACCCACTCCGGATCCACCAAGTTGCGCTGCATGGAGCAGTATCGCGGCGGCTCCACCGACTTCCACGCACGGATGAAGACGATATCAGACGGAAATAGCTTGTCCTCGAAGGTGGCGCGCACGAGCCCTTGCTTACCTTTCATAACAGACTTGATGATACCGCGAATGCCTGACACGGCCTTCAGCTTCGCCCCAATGAACTTCGTCGCCtccacgtcgctgctgaacaTGCCCTTAATAAATgccgtcgtcttctccaccttaGCTGGTGTGCCAGTGAGCTTCAGCTTCTTCACAATGGACGTAGAGACGTCATTGCCAATCGTGTAGCCTGTGCATGGGATGcggaaggaggagacgcgCGGATCTCGAACCGGGATGGCGAGAAACCCAGTGTTTGGTGGAGCCACAGGTGCGTAGAAGGCAGCCATGCAGTGCATGTGCAGTGGCGTGTACTTGAGGTAGCGGTGCCGCCCATTCGGGTCATCTGTGGCGAAGATCGGTTGTGTCTGAAAGCGGCGCCAGCCCATCGAAAGAAGCAGCGGATTCTGCGCCTTGAGGATCCTCGGGAACCACCGATGGCGCTTGAGGCGGGCTTGCACGATGCAGAACTCATCTTCGCCAGCGTTGACGCCGCCCGCAAGCAGCGGTATGGCGGGGTCGAATGCCTTGAAGAACTCGACAGGGACATTGTCGATCACAATGCGCAGATACAGGCCACTGAAATAGCCCACCAGCTGGATCTTCTTCTCAATGTCGTCGCCGACATCGTCGAGGGCCTCGCTGATGCgttccttcttctcctccacctgccgGTTCAGCTGGTGGTAATAACTGAAGGTTGTGTTTTTGCCGCCATCAGCGTCGCCAGTGTCGTATTCGTCGTTGAAGGCGCGCTTCTTCGCCATCTTCTTCAGCAAGAGAcgctcctgctccgccgTGAGGCTCCCACCCTGACGTACAGCGGCCTCAGCGCctgcctcctcgtcggcgttgcgctcctcctgcggATTGACATGGCGCCTGCGCGGACGTGGGCGGTCatcctcgccgtcgtcgtcgcggtTGTAGCGCGTCGCCTCGTCGAAGAACTCGATGCCGTCTTCGCCGTCGAAGCCGGCCTTTGCGGCTGTTAGCTCGCTgcctcggctgctgcgatTGCCGTTGCGTGAGGTGCCGTGCGTCAGGAAGGTGGAGACGAGGCCTTCCAGCTCCGAATCGGTTCCGCCCAAGACACTGCGACCAGCCTTGCCGTTGGCGGCTAcctcaccgccgtcgctgtcgtcgtcgaggaCGTTGTAGCCGTTGTACTCGTCATCTACATCCGCCCCCTCACCCCAACGAGGGGAGCCGcgcccgccgcagctgctgctgcggccgtaGCCGATGGACGCCAGCGCGTTCCTCCTCACGGGGGCGGCTGCGGTGCCATGCGTACTCTTCCTGTCCTCCCCAAAGCCGAAATCGTCGTCCCTGTTTTCGGACTCGCCATCTCCGTCAGACCCGTTGGTGGAGAAGcccgcaacagcggcggcgccgatcCGCCCGTTACCGTGACACGTCATGGGCTTTTCCCCACGCGCTTCCAACTCAAAGTCCTCATCGCTGGTGTCGTAACCcttgcttccctcctctACAGCAttggcgtcctcctcgtcgcctccCTGCGCGCTGGCCTCCCAGTTTCCAGTGACGCAGAGGTCCTTcagcgagcgcagcagcgaggcatCGCTCCAGTCATGCCGAATGACGTTCAGTCGAATGGAGTCCGGATCGTTGAGCAGACGGGGTGCCAGAGTAGCCTCACCGCTGCcctcgtcatcatcgtcacTGCCCCCGATGGCAGCCTCGTCCCCTCCGTCCTCGGGGACGCCGAAGTCGGACAGTCGCGGTatgccgcgctgctggcgctcgcGCTTCCCGCTGTCATCGTCTGAGTCGATAACGATGTTGCTGCATCCATCTTTGGCGCCTGCGTCGTCGCTCCAgtcgtcgtcatcggcgTCGGAGGGCATGCGCACTTCCTCCATGTCGAGCTCCATTGTGTCGTCGTCTCGGAAGTTCATtgggcggcgccggtgggGCACAACGCGCAGCTTCGTCTGCGCCGCGTTAATTGGCTGTGCATTCTTCAGCTCCTGCAACAGCCGCAGACCCTCGCCGCTGCGTTCGATCGCCTCCTTCGCGGCGTCCTCCTGGATGTAGATGGCGTCTTCATCGTAGCTGATGCCACCTATGTCGCAGTACGGGGCATAGAGCTTCTTCTGCTTCAGGCTGAGGTGGCGCATGCGGTGGTTACCGCCCTCCTTGCTGTCTCGGCTAAACTTGTCCAGCTGGCAGGGATCAGCTTGGTGGGAGAGGTGCACCACTGGGAAGTCGCCGAGGCCGGGTATGTGCACGAGCTGGCCTGGTTTCATCGGCTTGCCGCGAGCGTAGCCGTAGAAGGCGACGGTGCGGCTATGCAGTGGGTTATTGGCGACAACGTCTGGGTCCGTAATGTCCTCCATGCGGTCGATGACAACGCAACTGTGTGTGTTGCGCCAGGCCTGAATCTTCGGCTCGACGCAGATGAGCAGGCGGTGCAGGCCCAGCACATCGGTCGGTCGGTACATGCCGCGCACcatgggggagaggcagaTGAGCTTGGCgccagccgccacctcgtgcCAGAAGCGATGCCGCAGAAActtcttgcgcttcttcatcGCTTTTCCGGTCTTGAGAACATCGAGGTGTGAGACTACGCCGAATATCTTGGGAAAGCCGTGCACCTGCGCAATATTGAGAAACTCAAACGTCTCCATCTCAAAGCCATAGCTGCCGTCTACCATGAGCAGCACAAGGTCCGCTACCTTGGCCACGTCGCACATGGAAGCCAAGTCATTAGGGCACTCCATGAAGGTGATGCGGCGTGAGCGACCAGATATTACCGTCACGGGGCCGCGCACCGAGGTTAAGTTGCGGTTTGAGTAGAACTTTACCATGGACCGAATCAGTGTCGTCTTGCCAACGCCGGGTGGCCCGACAACGGCtaccagcagcggtggctcgGCCACGACGTGGCACAGTGTCTTGTCCATTGTCGGCACATGCAAGGCAGTCTCTTTCTTCTCAATGGAGCGGAAGAACTTCTGCGCCTTGTGGCCGCCGGCGCTGGGGCCTGCGAACGCCTTGACATTGCTGCCGCGGTTCTGTTCGAGATCGATGCCGACAcggcgcttgcgcagcgcatccTTCTTGGCGGCCTTGTTGCCAACGGTCTTGCTCTTGTGGGGCTTATTTCTCTGTGGCTCGTCCATTTGTCATCCGCAGGGAGGGCAGAGGGGCATGGAAGACAGGGTGgtgcctctttcctccacgaggagaaggaagaggaacgggcaaagaggagaagaggagcacacgagtcaccccctcccccgcctctcttttgATTGGCAGGCTTGTTGTTGCGTGCGCCCCTATATCTGCGCGAAGCACCACGCCCGTTAACACAGCGAAGAGAGCAGAGTCAACGGTGGCAGCGTGAGGTGTGtaaagcaacaacaacaataaATCGACTCTGAGTACCGAAGTACACTTGCCAGTCAACCATAATCGGCATGAAACGcaggcgaagaggaagagaggagagaaggaggaggaggaggggtgaagagggaagcTGTCAATAAGTggaaggcacacacacacacacacgccaatGCACAAAGGGGTGTGACGCAGGATGCACCGATGAAGCGACACAACCGCTGGGCTTTCCTCCAtccgaaggaaaagaaaggggagggcCCACGATAGACTTCATggcctctgtgcgtgtgtgtgtgtgtgtgggagggaggaggatgtcCTCCGTACGACCCCGATAGATGTGTGCCGTCCTCTACTGATCCATATCCTCCCAACAGTATACCACGGAGAAGGCTCtacaagggagagagaaacagagaccCGCACAACGTGATAGCCTTCacaaaggg from the Leishmania panamensis strain MHOM/PA/94/PSC-1 chromosome 28 sequence genome contains:
- a CDS encoding hypothetical protein (TriTrypDB/GeneDB-style sysID: LpmP.28.1980), translating into MEHLPRIAPSLHNVEYTFPWSLILFLQSTPSKNVLSAFQADCESRGVAWCSAEAQKLAVEWFVRHPVVKKYPPRRRMVRALLKAYITSVEEQCAANYALLPTPSEDPVQVELLEEFIRLSVLGDGSEPELCFKTFYNPFVSAPDTPFIPSAPAAPAPPLAGPSMPLSVVPTVANSSPSQAHPVSPDASPHSSLPPEMHTNSAPQSTHPHSEPAHVLSPSSLPPCIVHSDWSEELLPLASVRSPPTSPSKRLPGHHQQPLSLHSPPQTPASDAATTATARVLDQFSAIRVSSEQFSNVGLSLWPAAFVMVQLLTQELEGQTRMLADVLGLPRASSGMSRSESSAPLLTAPNGLHPLTMPASVSPSPLPNRSLCSSSSVTKHYSSQLRIVELGAGACLTPVYLHHMEGYKQHVASFLATDYQEDIVDNMHFNMAENGIHLVSDSLAAERGLEEGDQTPPLHRVALLDWMNHDDNEGLFMENEADVILAADCIYDADVIPALVDTIHLALTARGSALQMADTPQPSSSAKGDGSAATVGTLQRQRCCIVVQTHRQNATMQKFFSAVRTFGEVRSYTLVRQVVGSLRLSEDHSGSDGGCVPLGGWDRETLLLNPDQIVCALMPDVILEDGSMRSVSHRLHNSCTSGEATTAADRSTSYSPPTTPHGTSLDTSGITSAIKGLPTALQSSKSNHSVDSHVSITRSTSSAAALEAVDALLADEMIGPFYTSMAGLIGVHVVTLKPIKVAQ
- a CDS encoding hypothetical protein (TriTrypDB/GeneDB-style sysID: LpmP.28.1990), which produces MDEPQRNKPHKSKTVGNKAAKKDALRKRRVGIDLEQNRGSNVKAFAGPSAGGHKAQKFFRSIEKKETALHVPTMDKTLCHVVAEPPLLVAVVGPPGVGKTTLIRSMVKFYSNRNLTSVRGPVTVISGRSRRITFMECPNDLASMCDVAKVADLVLLMVDGSYGFEMETFEFLNIAQVHGFPKIFGVVSHLDVLKTGKAMKKRKKFLRHRFWHEVAAGAKLICLSPMVRGMYRPTDVLGLHRLLICVEPKIQAWRNTHSCVVIDRMEDITDPDVVANNPLHSRTVAFYGYARGKPMKPGQLVHIPGLGDFPVVHLSHQADPCQLDKFSRDSKEGGNHRMRHLSLKQKKLYAPYCDIGGISYDEDAIYIQEDAAKEAIERSGEGLRLLQELKNAQPINAAQTKLRVVPHRRRPMNFRDDDTMELDMEEVRMPSDADDDDWSDDAGAKDGCSNIVIDSDDDSGKRERQQRGIPRLSDFGVPEDGGDEAAIGGSDDDDEGSGEATLAPRLLNDPDSIRLNVIRHDWSDASLLRSLKDLCVTGNWEASAQGGDEEDANAVEEGSKGYDTSDEDFELEARGEKPMTCHGNGRIGAAAVAGFSTNGSDGDGESENRDDDFGFGEDRKSTHGTAAAPVRRNALASIGYGRSSSCGGRGSPRWGEGADVDDEYNGYNVLDDDSDGGEVAANGKAGRSVLGGTDSELEGLVSTFLTHGTSRNGNRSSRGSELTAAKAGFDGEDGIEFFDEATRYNRDDDGEDDRPRPRRRHVNPQEERNADEEAGAEAAVRQGGSLTAEQERLLLKKMAKKRAFNDEYDTGDADGGKNTTFSYYHQLNRQVEEKKERISEALDDVGDDIEKKIQLVGYFSGLYLRIVIDNVPVEFFKAFDPAIPLLAGGVNAGEDEFCIVQARLKRHRWFPRILKAQNPLLLSMGWRRFQTQPIFATDDPNGRHRYLKYTPLHMHCMAAFYAPVAPPNTGFLAIPVRDPRVSSFRIPCTGYTIGNDVSTSIVKKLKLTGTPAKVEKTTAFIKGMFSSDVEATKFIGAKLKAVSGIRGIIKSVMKGKQGLVRATFEDKLFPSDIVFIRAWKSVEPPRYCSMQRNLVDPEWVGMRSMRELRLDYNVPLPRNDDSEYTAIKRRHRVAEEDEDLTKQKVLLSRNLKLQLPYDMKEDFIPVNRDTALQERIKGATTVAPEPREQRRQALLDTFTDRADAMEQKKDAAKKRARDRSAKKAVKEQEEYLQGLKKAKKDTARMREFRTQHKSRK